The Arachis duranensis cultivar V14167 chromosome 2, aradu.V14167.gnm2.J7QH, whole genome shotgun sequence genome has a window encoding:
- the LOC107474502 gene encoding uncharacterized protein LOC107474502 codes for MAAPRRVTIKEAGAPDYVLQPLHVTHPNLNANFELKTTLINLLPKFHGLPAQDPIRHLKDFHRICSTTRREGSDEVAIWLFAFPFSLEDKAQEWFYTLSSEVTSDWDLLRRGFLDKFLPPEKMDRLRKEMSCIVQGETEPLYEYWERFRKLLDACPNHMIDTQVLLGYICQRMREQDRTLLDTSSNGSLSKYKTAEEAWQLIIDLAESNQHMRRRVNRPKTVNEVSTSGETTALTKSLSEMTSILRQLQLSQQQPQQPQPYQQQPPPPQQYNQQLVPQKVCGICSCYSHYTDECPSLQEDNTLAATHNFYDRPNQRYYQGGQKELQSTLASGLTGLTSTLQALLTRMDPPSNPTPQPPTQSVIPSQPQPNPKGGINAITLRSGTQLKEKGAKDSNPIPTAQRDEGIDIEEVVEEEAPQVIVENEETQPTKEAPKTKRTLEEEIAQPLPFPTLAKKAKKRIELDPKMIEMFKKVEVTIPLFDAIHQVPRYAKFLKDLCMNKDKILELETIPLGSSISALMGALPEKCDDPGPCMVTCTVNGVRSLDCMCDLGACISIMPLSVYQILKLPPLKRSAARFVLVDKSIITVAGVAEDVLVNIKGLVFPIDFYVLEMPSNEPERASSILLGRPFLRTSRFKLDAYSGTYSFEIDGRVVSFSLEEAMKHPPENHSLFWCDLIDNIVAKVHLAKLDEKCMTCKVR; via the exons ATGGCCGCTCCGAGGAGAGTTACTATCAAAGAAGCGGGTGCACCGGATTATGTTCTTCAACCCCTTCATGTAACTCACCCCAACTTGAATGCAAACTTTGAACTGAAGACCACTTTGATCAACCTCCTACctaagttccatggacttcccgCACAAGACCCTATTCGACATCTCAAAGATTTTCATCGTATATGCTCAACAACTAGACGGGAAGGATCCGATGAGGTTGCTATATGGCtgtttgctttccctttctctcttgagGACAAGGCTCAAGAATGGTTCTACACCCTATCTAGTGAAGTCACTTCCGATTGGGACTTACTTAGAAGaggattcttggataaattcttgccCCCGGAAAAGATGGATAGGCTAAGGAAGGAAATGTCATGTATTGTACAAGGTGAAACGGAACCACTATACGAATATTGGGAACGGTTTCGTAAGCTACTAGACGCATGCCCTAATCACATGATTGACACTCAAGTGTTGCTTGGATACATATGTCAAAGGATGCGAGAACAAGATAGAACTCTCTTGGACACTTCTAGCAATGGCTCTTTGTCTAAATATAAAACAGCGGAGGAGGCATGGCAACTTATCATCGACTTAGCCGAATCCAATCAACATATGAGACGAAGAGTCAACCGCCCAAAAACCGTGAATGAGGTATCAACTAGTGGCGAAACCACCGCTCTAACCAAATCCTTGAGCGAAATGACATCCATCTTGAGGCAACTCCAACTGAgccaacaacaaccacaacaacctcaaccataccaacaacaacctccaccCCCTCAACAATACAATCAACAATTGGTCCCTCAGAAAGTGTGTGGCATTTGTTCATGCTATTCCCACTACACGGATGAGTGCCCAAGCCTTCAAGAAGACAACACCTTGGCGGCTACTCAcaatttctatgaccgcccaaaTCAAAGGTACTACCAAGGCG GCCAAAAGGAACTACAAAGCACACTTGCTTCCGGTCTCACTGGCCTCACCTCTACACTACAAGCCCTTCTCACACGCATGGACCCACCATCAAATCCCACTCCTCAACCCCCAACCCAAAGCGTCATCCCCTCTCAACCTCAACCCAATCCTAAGGgaggcatcaatgccatcaccctaagatCCGGAACACAATTAAAAGAGAAGGGAGCAAAGGATTCAAATCCCATCCCAACCGCTCAAAGGGATGAGGGAATAGATATAGAAGAGGTAGTGGAAGAGGAGGCACCACAagtcatagttgagaatgaagAAACTCAACCAACAAAAGAGGCCCCCAAGACAAAgagaaccttggaagaagaaattgCTCAACCACTCCCATTTCCAACACTTGCAAAGAAAGCTAAGAAGCGCATAGAGCTTGACCCCAAAATGATAGAAATGTTCAAAAAAGTCGAGGTAACCATTCCCCTCTTTGATGCTATCCATCAAGTTCCTAGATATGCAAAATTCCTCAAAGATCTATGCATGAACAAGGACAAAATTCTTGAATTGGAAACCATCCCATTGGGGAGTTCTATTTCCGCTTTAATGGGAGCATTGCCCGAGAAATGTGATGACCCGGGCCCTTGTATGGTTACTTGCACCGTCAATGGAGTTCGATCCTTAGATTGTATGTGTGATCTCGGCGCATGCATTAGCATTATGCCGCTCTCTGTCTACCAAATATTGAAGTTACCACCGCTAAAAAGGTCGGCGGCGAGATTTGTCCTagtggataaaagtataataacCGTAGCGGGTGTGGCGGAAGATGTATTGGTGAATATTAAAGGGTTGGTGTTTCCGATTGACTTCTATGTCCTTGAGATGCCATCAAATGAACCCGAGAGAGCATCATCTATcttacttggaagaccatttttGAGGACTTCTAGATTTAAGCTAGACGCCTACTCGGGAACCTACTCATTTGAGATAGATGGGAGGGTCGTGAGTTTTAGCCTAgaagaagcaatgaagcatccacCAGAGAATCACTCTCTATTCTGGTGTGACCTAATCGACAACATTGTTGCCAAAGTACACCTTGCAAAATTGGATGAGAAGTGCATGACTTGCAAAGTTAGATGA